From a single Brassica rapa cultivar Chiifu-401-42 chromosome A01, CAAS_Brap_v3.01, whole genome shotgun sequence genomic region:
- the LOC103866394 gene encoding uncharacterized protein LOC103866394, with amino-acid sequence MASGRDRDDPLSFTSNPSSASSPVTVSDYLDNFGEPTSRSGSFQSESLLGGGGGDSSNDADYGFARPDFRSEQLAGTVQFYERHVFLCYKKPSVWPARIEAAEFDRLPRLLSAAVSARKGSMKKETRLTICEGHDGTETSNGDVLIFPDMIRYRRLTHFDVDTFVEEVLVKDGEWLPGNPEMLKGSYVFVCSHGSRDRRCGVCGPPLVSRFREELEFYGLQGKVSVSPCSHIGGHKYAGNVIIYQSKIHRKVTGHWYGYVQPDDVHVLLEKHIIKGEIVDRLWRGEMGLSEEDQKKTQERRLQVNGAGHTVKNNGKVTQESSSAHSADVSCCQSGAAESNGCCQQNGNSSSTCCQDATLMLSLETSEDNQLENENNTEKLTPGRKTAEKTFFRINSVKGSSTRKVCAIPTWLESWEREDTYAALAVVCAAASVVVAYTCYKQL; translated from the exons ATGGCAAGTGGAAGAGACAGAGACGACCCTTTATCCTTCACCAGCAACCCATCGTCGGCCTCCTCTCCGGTCACCGTATCCGATTACCTCGACAACTTCGGCGAGCCCACTTCTCGCTCCGGGAGCTTCCAAAGCGAGAGCTTGCTCGGCGGAGGCGGCGGAGATAGCAGTAACGACGCCGATTACGGATTCGCTCGTCCCGATTTCCGATCGGAGCAACTCGCTGGGACCGTTCAGTTCTACGAGAGGCATGTTTTCCTCTGCTACAAGAAGCCTTCCGTGTGGCCCGCCAGGATCGAGGCGGCGGAGTTCGATCGGTTGCCTAGGCTGCTCTCTGCTGCTGTATCGGCCAGGAAAGGCAGCATGAAGAAGGAG ACTCGACTCACAATATGCGAGGGCCATGATGGAACAGAGACATCCAATGGTGATGTACTTATCTTTCCTGATATGATCAGATACAG AAGGTTGACTCATTTTGATGTGGACACATTTGTGGAAGAGGTGCTTGTGAAGGATGGTGAATGGCTTCCTGGAAATCCTGAAATGCTTAAAGGCTCATATGTCTTTGTCTGTTCCCATGGATCCCGAGACCGGCGATGTGGTGTTTGTGGGCCGCCGTTGGTTAGTAGATTCAGAGAAGAACTTGAGTTTTATGGTCTTCAAGGTAAAGTGTCAGTTAGCCCATGTTCTCACATTGGTGGTCACAAATACGCTGGGAATGTTATCATCTACCAATCAAAGATCCACAGGAAAGTCACAGGACACTG GTATGGTTACGTGCAACCAGATGATGTACATGTTCTCTTGGAGAAGCATATCATCAAAGGGGAGATTGTAGACCGGCTATGGAG GGGTGAAATGGGTCTATCAGAAGAAGACCAGAAGAAAACTCAAGAAAGACGGTTGCAGGTAAACGGTGCTGGCCATACAGTTAAGAACAACGGGAAAGTCACTCAGGAATCATCATCAGCTCACAGCGCCGATGTTTCCTGCTGCCAGTCAGGAGCTGCAGAATCTAATGGTTGTTGCCAACAAAACGGGAACAGCTCCTCCACGTGTTGTCAAGACGCAACTCTGATGTTGTCTCTGGAAACCTCGGAAGATAATCAACTTGAAAATGAGAACAACACTGAGAAGCTTACACCGGGAAGAAAAACTGCGGAAAAGACTTTCTTCAGAATAAATAGTGTCAAAGGATCTTCAACACGTAAGGTTTGCGCAATACCAACATGGTTAGAGAGCTGGGAGCGAGAAGATACGTATGCCGCTCTTGCTGTTGTCTGCGCTGCTGCTTCTGTGGTTGTTGCCTATACTTGCTACAAACAGTTATAA